A window of the Streptomyces sp. Ag109_O5-10 genome harbors these coding sequences:
- a CDS encoding alpha/beta hydrolase, whose translation MPNPFRIRVAALTAALVLASSLAGCGNGSEEGGDLAAQKLDWKSCPAPDEAEGGGEAPSPLPSGGTWECATMKAPLDWSKPKGATIGLALIRARASGDADKRIGSLIFNFGGPGGSGVTTLPAFGSDYAALRTRYDLVSFDPRGVGRSDPVECEDDAQLDNYFQQDATPDTSAERTQLINRTKQFNAACEKNSKAILPHVRTTDAARDMDLMRQVLGDTKMHYFGISYGTELGGVYAHLFPKNVGRAVFDGVVDPTQDPEQSSLGQAKGFQLALDNFAEDCTSKTTECPIGDTPQDVKDRIATLLADLDKKPIPGILPRRLTQSAATNGIAQSLYSKDFWEYLTEGLEEAYDGDGKILMLLSDSMNGRSENGEYSNITAANIAINCADEKPRYTADYVQQKLPEFRAASPLFGDYLAWGMVSCTNWPVPGAADHPDVSAPGSAPILVVGNTGDPATPYEGAKKMVDALGKGVGVELTYKGQGHGAYDSKDKCVQGAVNGYLLEGTVPKAGTVCT comes from the coding sequence ATGCCGAACCCCTTCCGGATCCGTGTCGCCGCCCTGACCGCCGCCCTGGTGCTGGCCTCCTCGCTGGCCGGGTGCGGCAACGGTTCCGAGGAGGGCGGGGATCTGGCGGCGCAGAAACTGGACTGGAAGAGCTGCCCGGCGCCCGACGAGGCCGAGGGCGGCGGCGAAGCGCCGTCACCGCTGCCGAGCGGCGGCACCTGGGAGTGCGCCACCATGAAGGCGCCCCTGGACTGGTCGAAACCGAAGGGCGCCACCATCGGCCTCGCCCTGATCCGCGCCAGGGCCAGCGGCGACGCCGACAAGCGGATCGGCTCCCTGATCTTCAACTTCGGCGGCCCCGGCGGCAGCGGCGTCACCACGCTGCCCGCGTTCGGCTCGGACTACGCCGCCCTGCGCACCCGCTACGACCTCGTCAGCTTCGACCCGCGCGGAGTCGGCCGCAGCGACCCCGTCGAGTGCGAGGACGACGCCCAGCTCGACAACTACTTCCAGCAGGACGCGACGCCCGACACCAGCGCCGAGCGCACCCAGCTGATCAACCGCACCAAGCAGTTCAACGCCGCCTGCGAGAAGAACTCCAAGGCGATCCTGCCGCACGTACGCACCACCGACGCGGCCCGCGACATGGACCTGATGCGCCAGGTCCTCGGCGACACGAAGATGCACTACTTCGGCATCTCCTACGGCACCGAACTCGGCGGCGTCTACGCCCACCTGTTCCCGAAGAACGTGGGCCGGGCCGTCTTCGACGGTGTCGTCGACCCCACCCAGGACCCGGAGCAGAGCTCGCTCGGGCAGGCGAAGGGCTTCCAGCTCGCGCTCGACAACTTCGCCGAGGACTGCACCTCCAAGACGACGGAGTGCCCGATCGGCGACACCCCGCAGGACGTGAAGGACCGTATCGCCACGCTCCTCGCGGACCTCGACAAGAAACCGATCCCGGGCATCCTGCCCCGCCGGCTCACCCAGTCCGCCGCCACCAACGGCATCGCGCAGTCGCTGTACTCCAAGGACTTCTGGGAGTACCTCACCGAGGGGCTCGAGGAGGCGTACGACGGCGACGGAAAGATCCTGATGCTGCTGTCCGACTCGATGAACGGCCGCAGCGAGAACGGCGAGTACAGCAACATCACGGCCGCGAACATCGCCATCAACTGCGCCGACGAGAAGCCTCGGTACACCGCCGACTACGTCCAGCAGAAACTCCCCGAGTTCCGCGCCGCCTCCCCGCTGTTCGGCGACTACCTCGCGTGGGGCATGGTCAGCTGCACGAACTGGCCGGTACCGGGGGCCGCCGACCACCCCGACGTCAGCGCGCCCGGGTCGGCGCCGATCCTGGTCGTCGGCAACACGGGCGATCCGGCGACCCCGTACGAGGGCGCGAAGAAGATGGTGGACGCGCTCGGCAAGGGCGTCGGGGTCGAGCTCACGTACAAGGGGCAGGGGCACGGGGCGTACGACAGCAAGGACAAGTGCGTGCAGGGGGCGGTGAACGGCTATCTGCTGGAGGGGACGGTGCCGAAGGCGGGGACGGTCTGCACGTAG
- a CDS encoding alpha/beta hydrolase, with translation MLRYVRWAAAVAAGLLVAGCGSGSSGGGEDEGKASSGQPSAATATAAGSTALPASLTSQKLDWGRCKSTSDSAAPGDAWRCATLKVPLDWAKPDGETIGLALIREQASGGSGKRIGSLLFNFGGPGGSGVSTMPYFAGTVSALRERYDLVSWDPRGVGASEGIRCRSDKDIQRAESIDSTPDTAAEETAYFQDAANFGKGCAKAAGKLIAHVSTTDTARDMDLMRQVLGDARMHYFGISYGTELGGVYAHLFPKKVGRLILDAVVDPTADSVGQEKNQAAGFQRALDDYLKSTGQDPDQGSRKIADLLKRLDATPLPASSGRKLTQSLAVTGIVLPLYSKDSWPTLTSALAAAEEGDGSELLSLADQYNERDSSGHYGTTTHSQRVISCLDDKERPTLTETKRRLAEFEKVSPVFGDFLGWDSAGWCHDWPVAGQWDTPEVSAPGAAPILLVGNTGDPATPYEGARRMADELGKGVGVELTWKGEGHGAYGSGSDCVDSTVNAYLVSGTVPKDGTVCS, from the coding sequence ATGTTGCGATATGTACGGTGGGCGGCCGCTGTTGCCGCGGGACTGCTCGTGGCCGGGTGTGGCAGCGGGTCGTCGGGTGGGGGCGAGGACGAGGGGAAGGCCTCGTCCGGGCAGCCGTCGGCCGCCACGGCCACCGCGGCGGGCTCGACGGCCCTGCCCGCTTCCCTCACCTCCCAGAAGCTCGACTGGGGCCGCTGCAAGAGCACTTCGGACTCCGCCGCGCCCGGGGACGCATGGCGGTGTGCGACGCTCAAGGTGCCGCTGGACTGGGCGAAGCCGGACGGGGAGACGATAGGACTGGCGCTGATCCGGGAGCAGGCAAGCGGGGGTTCGGGGAAGCGGATCGGCTCGCTGCTGTTCAACTTCGGCGGGCCGGGCGGCTCCGGCGTCTCCACGATGCCGTACTTCGCCGGCACCGTCTCCGCGCTGCGCGAGCGGTACGACCTGGTGAGCTGGGACCCGCGCGGGGTGGGGGCCAGCGAGGGGATCCGCTGCCGCAGCGACAAGGACATCCAGCGCGCCGAGTCGATCGATTCGACTCCGGACACCGCGGCCGAGGAGACGGCGTACTTCCAGGACGCCGCGAACTTCGGCAAGGGCTGCGCGAAGGCCGCGGGCAAGCTCATCGCGCACGTCTCGACGACCGACACGGCCCGCGACATGGACCTCATGCGCCAGGTACTCGGCGACGCGAGGATGCACTACTTCGGCATCTCGTACGGCACCGAACTGGGCGGTGTGTACGCCCACTTGTTCCCAAAGAAGGTGGGGCGGCTGATCCTGGACGCGGTGGTGGACCCGACGGCCGACTCGGTCGGCCAGGAGAAGAACCAGGCCGCCGGCTTCCAGCGGGCCCTGGACGACTACCTCAAGTCCACCGGGCAGGACCCGGACCAGGGCTCCCGGAAGATCGCCGATCTGCTGAAGCGGCTGGACGCCACGCCCCTGCCCGCGTCCTCCGGGCGGAAGCTGACCCAGAGCCTCGCCGTCACCGGCATCGTGCTGCCGCTGTACAGCAAGGACAGCTGGCCGACGCTGACCAGCGCGCTCGCGGCGGCCGAGGAGGGCGACGGCTCGGAACTGCTGTCGCTCGCGGACCAGTACAACGAGCGTGACTCCTCGGGGCACTACGGCACGACCACGCACTCCCAGCGGGTCATATCGTGCCTGGACGACAAGGAGCGGCCGACGCTCACCGAGACGAAGCGGCGGCTGGCGGAATTCGAGAAGGTCTCCCCCGTCTTCGGGGACTTCCTGGGCTGGGACTCGGCCGGCTGGTGCCACGACTGGCCGGTGGCCGGGCAGTGGGACACACCGGAGGTGAGCGCACCGGGCGCGGCACCGATCCTGCTGGTCGGCAACACCGGCGACCCGGCCACCCCCTACGAAGGCGCCCGGAGGATGGCCGACGAGCTGGGCAAGGGGGTCGGTGTCGAGCTGACCTGGAAGGGCGAGGGCCACGGGGCCTACGGCAGCGGCAGCGACTGCGTGGACTCCACGGTGAACGCCTACCTGGTCAGCGGCACGGTCCCGAAGGACGGCACGGTCTGCTCATGA
- the moeZ gene encoding adenylyltransferase/sulfurtransferase MoeZ gives MSLPPLVEPASELTVDEVRRYSRHLIIPDVGMDGQKRLKNAKVLCVGAGGLGSPALMYLAAAGVGTLGIVEFDEVDESNLQRQIIHSQADIGRSKAESARDTVKGINPYVDVILHEERLEAENVMDIFSQYDLIVDGTDNFATRYLVNDACVLLNKPYVWGSIYRFDGQASVFWSEHGPCYRCLYPEPPPPGMVPSCAEGGVLGVLCASIGSIQVTEAIKVLTGTGEPLVGRLMIYDALEMQYRQVKVRKDPNCAVCGENPTVTELIDYEAFCGVVSEEAQQAAAGSTITPKQLKEWIDDGENIEIIDVREPNEYEIVSIPGAKLIPKNEFLLGTALEGLPQDKKIVLHCKTGVRSAEVLAVLKSAGFADAVHVGGGVIGWVNQIEPSKPVY, from the coding sequence GTGTCGCTGCCACCCCTGGTCGAGCCAGCCTCTGAGCTCACCGTAGACGAGGTCCGCAGGTACTCCCGCCACCTGATCATCCCCGATGTCGGGATGGACGGGCAGAAGCGGCTGAAGAACGCCAAGGTGCTCTGTGTGGGCGCCGGCGGCCTGGGCTCGCCCGCGCTGATGTACCTGGCCGCCGCGGGCGTCGGCACCCTGGGCATCGTGGAGTTCGACGAGGTCGACGAGTCGAACCTGCAGCGCCAGATCATCCACAGCCAGGCCGACATCGGCCGCTCGAAGGCCGAGTCCGCCCGTGACACGGTCAAGGGCATCAACCCGTACGTGGACGTGATCCTTCACGAAGAGCGGCTCGAGGCCGAGAACGTGATGGACATCTTCAGCCAGTACGACCTGATCGTCGACGGCACCGACAACTTCGCCACCCGTTACCTGGTGAACGACGCCTGCGTGCTGCTGAACAAGCCGTACGTGTGGGGTTCCATCTACCGCTTCGACGGCCAGGCGTCGGTGTTCTGGTCCGAGCACGGCCCGTGCTACCGCTGCCTCTACCCGGAGCCCCCGCCGCCGGGCATGGTCCCCTCCTGCGCCGAGGGCGGCGTCCTCGGCGTGCTCTGCGCGTCCATCGGCTCCATCCAGGTCACCGAGGCCATCAAGGTCCTCACCGGCACCGGTGAGCCCCTGGTCGGCCGCCTGATGATCTACGACGCCCTGGAGATGCAGTACCGCCAGGTCAAGGTCCGCAAGGACCCGAACTGCGCGGTCTGCGGCGAGAACCCCACCGTCACCGAGCTCATCGACTACGAGGCCTTCTGCGGCGTCGTCTCCGAGGAGGCCCAGCAGGCGGCCGCCGGCTCGACGATCACTCCCAAGCAGCTCAAGGAGTGGATCGACGACGGCGAGAACATCGAGATCATCGACGTCCGTGAGCCGAACGAGTACGAGATCGTCTCCATCCCGGGCGCCAAGCTGATCCCGAAGAACGAGTTCCTCCTCGGCACCGCCCTGGAGGGCCTGCCCCAGGACAAGAAGATCGTCCTGCACTGCAAGACGGGTGTCCGCAGTGCGGAGGTCCTCGCCGTCCTGAAGTCCGCGGGCTTCGCGGACGCCGTCCACGTCGGCGGCGGCGTGATCGGCTGGGTCAACCAGATCGAGCCGTCGAAGCCGGTCTACTGA
- a CDS encoding spherulation-specific family 4 protein codes for MPHLSSTRAGAATTGVRTAVGVPGYAHPLLAPAQWAELARPGTPLHWVVLDVANGPGGLPDPHCLEAAGRLRNAGVRVLGHLDTAYGARPHGDLLADARHFHDWYRVDGFLLDRCPTERSALPETRRTVAALRAVGDGPHIVLGHGTHPHPGYAENADQLVTFAGPWSDYRWSQVAEWTADYPPDRFCHFVHGVPLGHLDEALRIARWQGAATIYFTDRTDRWGRADPWEAMPGYWDEFVSRIGTGVSE; via the coding sequence GTGCCGCATCTGAGCAGCACCAGGGCGGGCGCCGCGACCACCGGCGTCCGCACCGCCGTCGGCGTCCCCGGCTACGCCCACCCCCTCCTCGCCCCCGCCCAGTGGGCCGAACTCGCCCGCCCGGGCACCCCTCTGCACTGGGTCGTCCTCGACGTGGCGAACGGCCCCGGCGGCCTGCCCGACCCGCACTGCCTGGAGGCGGCCGGCCGGCTCCGCAACGCGGGCGTCCGTGTCCTCGGCCACCTGGACACCGCCTACGGCGCCCGCCCGCACGGCGACCTGCTCGCCGACGCCCGCCACTTCCACGACTGGTACCGCGTCGACGGCTTCCTGCTCGACCGCTGCCCCACCGAGCGCTCCGCGCTCCCCGAGACCCGCCGCACCGTCGCGGCGCTCCGCGCCGTGGGTGACGGTCCCCACATAGTCCTCGGGCACGGCACCCACCCCCACCCGGGCTACGCCGAGAACGCCGACCAGCTGGTGACCTTCGCCGGGCCCTGGAGCGACTACCGCTGGTCCCAGGTCGCCGAGTGGACCGCCGACTACCCGCCCGACCGCTTCTGCCACTTCGTGCACGGTGTGCCCCTCGGCCACCTCGACGAGGCGCTGCGCATAGCCCGCTGGCAGGGTGCCGCCACCATCTACTTCACCGACCGGACCGATCGCTGGGGCAGGGCGGATCCCTGGGAGGCCATGCCCGGTTACTGGGACGAATTCGTCTCGCGGATCGGAACAGGTGTCTCGGAATGA
- a CDS encoding NAD(P)-dependent oxidoreductase: protein MRVLLIGANGYLGRFVADRLLADPAVQLTALGRGDDADVRFDLATGSPGALTRFLDAVHPGVIVNCAGATRGGARELTRHNTVAVATVCEALRRSGCGARLVQVGCSSEYGPSQPGSSTAEDAVPRPGGPYGVSKLAATELVLGSGLDAVVLRVFSPAGPGTPAGSPLGRLAEAMRRAMQSGDGELKLGGLGAQRDFVDVRDVARAVHAASLSAAQGVINIGSGRAVRLRDAAAVLARVAGYGGALHELDGPPGPLRGAIGHPRMDGEHAGPVAYPYPDGCGSWQQADVRCARDRLGWRPRINLEESLADIWMEAACRI, encoded by the coding sequence ATGAGGGTTCTGCTGATCGGAGCCAACGGATACCTCGGCCGCTTCGTCGCCGACCGGCTGCTCGCCGACCCGGCCGTCCAGCTCACCGCGCTCGGCCGCGGCGACGACGCCGACGTCCGCTTCGACCTCGCCACCGGCAGCCCCGGCGCGCTCACCCGCTTCCTCGACGCGGTCCACCCGGGCGTCATCGTGAACTGCGCCGGTGCCACCCGCGGGGGAGCCCGGGAACTCACCCGGCACAACACCGTCGCCGTCGCCACCGTCTGCGAGGCCCTGCGCCGCAGCGGCTGCGGCGCCCGCCTGGTGCAGGTCGGCTGCAGCTCCGAGTACGGCCCGAGCCAGCCCGGCTCCTCCACCGCCGAGGACGCCGTGCCCCGCCCCGGCGGCCCGTACGGCGTCAGCAAGCTCGCCGCCACCGAACTCGTCCTCGGCTCCGGCCTCGACGCCGTCGTCCTGCGCGTGTTCTCCCCCGCCGGTCCCGGCACCCCGGCCGGCTCTCCGCTCGGCCGCCTGGCCGAGGCGATGCGCCGCGCCATGCAGTCCGGGGACGGCGAGCTCAAACTCGGCGGCCTCGGCGCCCAGCGCGACTTCGTCGACGTGCGCGACGTCGCCCGCGCCGTCCACGCGGCCTCACTCTCCGCCGCCCAGGGCGTCATCAACATCGGCTCCGGCCGCGCCGTCCGGCTCCGCGACGCCGCCGCCGTCCTCGCCCGGGTCGCCGGGTACGGCGGCGCGCTGCACGAACTGGACGGCCCGCCAGGACCATTGCGCGGCGCCATCGGCCACCCCCGGATGGACGGCGAGCACGCGGGCCCGGTCGCGTACCCGTACCCGGACGGCTGCGGCAGCTGGCAGCAGGCCGACGTGCGCTGCGCCCGCGACCGGCTCGGCTGGCGCCCCCGCATCAACCTCGAGGAGTCCCTCGCGGACATCTGGATGGAGGCGGCGTGCCGCATCTGA